Proteins from one Streptosporangium becharense genomic window:
- the hisC gene encoding histidinol-phosphate transaminase — MTVKHRAAIDELVSYTPGRTPTGGRPQVKLSSNEMPYGPLPHVVRALAEAGTTLNRYPDFHRIELTAALARRHDVDPAQVVVDNGSGALLQVLASVIAGPGDEILYAWRAFESYPIVTTVAGAASVRVPLDDGYAHDLPAMADAVTDRTRMVIVCNPNNPTGTVVSAADLEHLLDAVPDDVLVVLDEAYHDFVTDPRSADGLDLVRRRPNIAVLRTFSKAYGLAGLRVGYCVTRPETAALIRKSIVGFSVSTLAQAGALASLTPEAGVELKERVAHVIAERTRVADHLTALGVRIVPSQANFIFMPMPDGPARAAAFEERGVILRAYGTDGLRMTVGTAEENDLFLRIAADVLPRG; from the coding sequence ATGACCGTCAAGCACCGTGCCGCCATCGACGAACTGGTGTCCTACACACCGGGCCGCACGCCGACCGGCGGCCGTCCGCAGGTGAAGCTCTCCTCCAACGAGATGCCGTACGGCCCGCTCCCCCACGTCGTCCGGGCACTGGCCGAGGCCGGCACGACGCTGAACCGCTACCCGGACTTCCACCGGATCGAGCTGACCGCCGCACTCGCCCGCCGGCACGACGTCGACCCCGCCCAGGTCGTGGTGGACAACGGGTCCGGGGCGTTGCTCCAGGTCCTGGCGTCCGTCATCGCCGGTCCGGGGGACGAGATCCTGTACGCCTGGCGCGCGTTCGAGAGCTATCCGATCGTGACCACCGTCGCGGGCGCCGCCTCCGTGCGAGTGCCCCTCGACGACGGATACGCCCACGACCTGCCCGCCATGGCGGACGCGGTGACCGACCGGACCCGCATGGTCATCGTCTGCAACCCCAACAACCCCACCGGCACCGTGGTCTCCGCGGCCGACCTGGAGCACCTGCTCGACGCCGTCCCGGACGACGTGCTCGTCGTGCTCGACGAGGCCTACCACGACTTCGTCACCGACCCCCGGTCGGCCGACGGCCTCGACCTGGTCCGGCGCCGTCCGAACATCGCGGTGCTGCGCACCTTCTCCAAGGCGTACGGCCTGGCGGGCCTGCGCGTGGGCTACTGCGTGACCCGCCCGGAGACCGCCGCCCTGATCAGGAAGTCGATCGTGGGCTTCTCCGTCTCGACCCTCGCGCAGGCCGGCGCGCTCGCGTCACTCACTCCCGAGGCCGGGGTCGAGCTCAAGGAACGCGTCGCCCACGTCATCGCCGAACGCACCCGGGTCGCCGACCATCTGACCGCCCTCGGCGTCCGGATCGTGCCGAGCCAGGCCAACTTCATCTTCATGCCGATGCCCGACGGCCCGGCCAGGGCCGCCGCGTTCGAGGAGCGCGGGGTCATCCTCCGCGCGTACGGCACCGACGGGCTGCGCATGACCGTCGGCACGGCCGAGGAGAACGACCTGTTCCTACGGATCGCCGCCGACGTCCTGCCCCGCGGCTGA
- a CDS encoding PDR/VanB family oxidoreductase — protein MTWEADGVLSVTLADPGGAALPRWAPGAHVDLIAEGVPTRQYSLCGDPADPFLWRVAVLREEDSRGGSAFVHETLRPGALVGFSGPRNNFPLVPADGYLFVAGGIGITPLLPMARAAAAAGVPWHLLYGGRTRASMVFLPELARYGGHVTVRPHDEYGPLDLDEALAGAPGATVYCCGPEPLLAAMEERVPGVRLERFSPRPVTGTAEPGAFQVVLRRSGLSLPVPADRTVLSVLEEAGIRVPTSCLEGVCGSCETTVLEGEVEHRDSVLTEAERAAGDTMFICVSRCRSSRLVLDR, from the coding sequence ATGACCTGGGAGGCCGACGGCGTCCTCTCGGTCACCCTGGCCGACCCCGGCGGGGCCGCACTGCCCCGCTGGGCCCCGGGAGCGCACGTCGACCTCATCGCCGAGGGCGTCCCGACCAGGCAGTACTCCCTCTGCGGCGACCCGGCCGACCCCTTCCTGTGGCGCGTCGCGGTGCTGCGGGAGGAGGACAGCAGGGGCGGCTCGGCCTTCGTGCACGAGACCCTCCGGCCCGGCGCGCTCGTCGGTTTCTCCGGCCCGCGCAACAACTTCCCGCTGGTCCCCGCCGACGGCTACCTGTTCGTGGCCGGGGGCATCGGCATCACGCCGCTGCTGCCGATGGCCCGCGCCGCCGCCGCGGCCGGCGTGCCGTGGCACCTGCTGTACGGCGGGCGGACCCGGGCCTCGATGGTCTTCCTGCCCGAACTGGCCCGCTACGGCGGGCACGTCACGGTCCGGCCGCACGACGAGTACGGGCCGCTGGACCTGGACGAGGCGCTGGCCGGGGCTCCTGGTGCGACGGTCTACTGCTGCGGCCCGGAGCCGCTGCTGGCCGCCATGGAGGAACGCGTTCCCGGCGTACGCCTGGAACGGTTCAGCCCGCGTCCGGTGACCGGGACCGCCGAGCCCGGCGCCTTCCAGGTCGTGCTGAGGCGCTCGGGCCTCAGCCTGCCCGTCCCGGCGGACCGCACCGTGCTCTCCGTGCTGGAGGAGGCGGGGATCCGGGTTCCCACCTCCTGCCTGGAGGGCGTGTGCGGGTCATGCGAGACCACCGTGCTCGAGGGCGAGGTGGAACACCGCGACTCCGTCCTCACCGAGGCCGAGCGCGCCGCCGGGGACACGATGTTCATCTGCGTCTCCCGCTGCCGCTCGTCCCGCCTGGTCCTCGACCGATGA
- the dapA gene encoding 4-hydroxy-tetrahydrodipicolinate synthase — translation MKFRSDPASIRGSIAPVVTPFTAGGDVDLDALRGLVRWQLESGSHGISLGGSTGEPGAQSAGERIAAMEAVAGVVADRVPFLPGTGSAKLEETLRITAAARELGADAALVITPYYARPTQEALYTWYTTVAREFPDLPIVIYNVPSRTAVDIDPDTVARIRRDNDNVVGIKETTKDFEHFSRVLHRCGRDFLMWSGIELLCLPLLALGGAGFVSAVANIAPRAVARMYEAWTAGDTETALDLHYALHPLVDLLFVETNPAPAKAVLESRGLIPSGHVRPPLITPTAAGLATIDALLDQGSDLLAEELYPR, via the coding sequence GTGAAGTTCCGATCAGACCCCGCTTCCATCCGGGGCTCCATCGCCCCCGTGGTCACCCCGTTCACCGCCGGCGGCGACGTGGACCTCGACGCGCTGCGCGGCCTGGTGCGCTGGCAGCTGGAGTCGGGCTCGCACGGCATCTCCCTGGGCGGTTCGACCGGGGAGCCCGGCGCGCAGAGCGCCGGGGAACGGATCGCCGCGATGGAGGCCGTCGCCGGGGTCGTGGCCGACAGGGTGCCGTTCCTGCCGGGCACGGGGTCGGCGAAGCTGGAGGAGACCCTCCGCATCACCGCCGCCGCCCGCGAGCTCGGCGCCGACGCGGCCCTGGTGATCACGCCGTACTACGCCCGGCCCACCCAGGAGGCGCTGTACACCTGGTACACCACCGTCGCCCGGGAGTTCCCCGACCTGCCGATCGTGATCTACAACGTGCCGTCCAGGACGGCGGTCGACATCGACCCGGACACGGTGGCGCGGATCCGCCGCGACAACGACAACGTCGTCGGCATCAAGGAGACCACCAAGGACTTCGAGCACTTCTCCCGGGTGCTGCACAGGTGCGGGCGTGACTTCCTGATGTGGTCGGGCATCGAGCTGCTCTGCCTGCCGCTGCTCGCGCTCGGCGGCGCCGGTTTCGTCAGCGCGGTCGCCAACATCGCGCCGCGCGCCGTCGCCCGCATGTACGAGGCGTGGACGGCCGGGGACACCGAGACCGCCCTCGACCTGCACTACGCCCTGCACCCCCTGGTCGACCTGCTGTTCGTCGAGACCAACCCGGCCCCGGCCAAGGCGGTGCTCGAATCGCGTGGCCTGATCCCGTCCGGCCACGTGCGTCCGCCCCTCATCACGCCCACGGCGGCGGGCCTGGCCACGATCGACGCGCTCCTCGACCAGGGGAGCGACCTGCTCGCGGAGGAGCTGTACCCTCGATGA
- a CDS encoding aromatic ring-hydroxylating dioxygenase subunit alpha, translating to MLTGTAYGRAAASYNPELTLVGPGTPAGELLRRYWQPVGLAGDATTTPRKVRILGEDLILFRTRKGVPGLIHPNCAHRGSSLYYGKVEDEGIRCCYHGWLFGADGACLDQPCEPDGGRHRDRVRQPWYPLHEWAGLVFAYMGPPDRMPVFPRFSIFENLGEGEELVADDRSVGSGGPVIVDFNWLQHWENVMDPFHAPILHGSFSGVQFVKEMGVLPQVEWELTDHGVRSIQDRRLDDGRVYRRRTQVVFPNLRVVPNPRLEVLGPADSVGWVVPIDDTTFRIYSVFRTSNPEAIARIRTLFDGRPWAELTEEEHQRMPGDYEAQKSQGDIADHAAEHLGTTDRGIVMLRRFLKRQIDAVAAGQDPVGVAFDEEKALIQLDAAAFMTE from the coding sequence ATGCTGACGGGAACCGCCTACGGCCGCGCCGCCGCCTCGTACAACCCCGAGCTGACGCTCGTCGGCCCCGGCACCCCCGCCGGAGAGCTGCTGCGTCGCTACTGGCAGCCGGTCGGTCTGGCGGGCGACGCCACGACCACGCCCCGGAAGGTCAGGATCCTCGGCGAGGACCTCATCCTGTTCCGCACCCGCAAGGGCGTGCCGGGACTCATCCACCCCAACTGCGCGCACCGCGGCAGCTCCCTCTACTACGGCAAGGTCGAGGACGAGGGCATCCGCTGCTGCTACCACGGGTGGCTGTTCGGCGCCGACGGCGCCTGCCTGGACCAGCCGTGCGAGCCGGACGGCGGACGCCATCGCGACCGCGTCCGCCAGCCGTGGTACCCGCTGCACGAGTGGGCCGGGCTGGTCTTCGCCTACATGGGCCCGCCGGACCGGATGCCGGTCTTCCCACGCTTCTCGATCTTCGAGAACCTCGGGGAGGGCGAGGAGCTGGTGGCCGACGACCGCAGCGTCGGTTCGGGCGGCCCGGTCATCGTGGACTTCAACTGGTTGCAGCACTGGGAGAACGTGATGGACCCCTTCCACGCGCCCATCCTGCACGGCTCGTTCTCCGGTGTGCAGTTCGTCAAGGAGATGGGCGTGCTGCCGCAGGTGGAGTGGGAGCTCACCGACCACGGCGTGCGCAGCATCCAGGACCGGCGGCTGGACGACGGCCGCGTCTACCGCCGCCGCACCCAGGTGGTCTTCCCCAACCTGCGCGTCGTGCCCAACCCGCGCCTGGAGGTGCTCGGCCCGGCCGACTCCGTCGGCTGGGTGGTGCCCATCGACGACACGACCTTCCGCATCTACTCCGTCTTCCGCACCAGCAACCCCGAGGCGATCGCCCGGATCCGGACCCTCTTCGACGGCCGCCCCTGGGCGGAGCTGACCGAGGAGGAGCACCAACGCATGCCGGGCGACTACGAGGCGCAGAAGAGCCAGGGTGACATCGCCGACCACGCGGCCGAGCACCTGGGCACCACCGACCGGGGCATCGTCATGCTCCGCAGGTTCCTCAAGCGGCAGATCGACGCCGTGGCCGCCGGTCAGGATCCGGTCGGCGTGGCGTTCGACGAGGAGAAGGCGCTGATCCAGCTGGACGCGGCCGCCTTCATGACGGAATGA
- a CDS encoding thiamine pyrophosphate-dependent enzyme, whose amino-acid sequence MNMTGGEALARSLAANGVSRIFGIPGVQLDHAADALYHAGDDIAFTCARNEQAASYMADGYARSTGRAGVSMVVPGPGMLNGLAGLATAYACSSPLLYVCGQIDSKAIGRGLGALHEIPDQSGILRSLTKWSGLASRPEDIPGLVHRAFAELRSGRPRPVGLEIPPDVLAARADVEIPGAAPHVPVVPDHKLIDAVAELLRGSRRPVIYAGGGVIAADASEELRELAEILRAPVVVSENGRGAISARHPLAFDALAFRRLREDADVVLAVGTRFVTAFSAQTDTAGARLVLINAEAADLGEPRTPDLAVHGDARLALAALAEELRGVTRESRTAELDAARAWCEEQYADIAPQRAYLRAIRAALPDDGVLVSELTQVGYAANACFPVYRPRTFLTPGYQGTLGYGFATALGAKAADPHRAVVSITGDGGFSWTLQELSTAKKYGLATVTVVFNDGFFGNVRRIQKNRFGARYFATDLVNPDYAKLADAFGVAAARAEGPEELEVVLKEALTAGEPVLVEAPVGEFPGPWHLIHEGVPRPAPLEAP is encoded by the coding sequence ATGAACATGACGGGCGGCGAGGCTCTCGCCCGTTCGCTGGCGGCCAACGGCGTCAGCCGGATATTCGGCATCCCCGGGGTGCAGCTCGACCACGCGGCGGACGCGCTCTACCACGCGGGTGACGACATCGCCTTCACCTGCGCGCGCAACGAGCAGGCCGCCTCCTACATGGCCGACGGTTACGCCCGTTCCACAGGGCGGGCCGGCGTCTCGATGGTGGTGCCCGGGCCGGGCATGCTGAACGGCCTGGCCGGTCTCGCCACCGCCTACGCCTGCTCCTCACCGCTGCTCTACGTCTGCGGCCAGATCGACTCCAAGGCGATCGGCCGCGGACTCGGCGCACTGCACGAGATCCCCGACCAGAGCGGCATCCTGCGCTCGCTCACCAAGTGGAGCGGCCTGGCCTCCCGCCCGGAGGACATCCCCGGCCTGGTCCACCGGGCCTTCGCCGAGCTGCGCTCCGGCCGGCCCCGCCCGGTCGGCCTGGAGATCCCGCCGGACGTGCTCGCCGCGCGGGCCGACGTCGAGATCCCCGGCGCCGCCCCGCACGTGCCCGTCGTCCCCGACCACAAACTGATCGACGCCGTCGCCGAGCTGCTGCGCGGCTCCCGGCGGCCGGTGATCTACGCGGGCGGCGGTGTGATCGCCGCCGACGCGTCGGAGGAGCTGCGCGAGCTGGCGGAGATCCTCCGGGCGCCGGTCGTGGTGAGCGAGAACGGCCGGGGGGCGATCTCCGCCAGGCACCCGCTCGCGTTCGACGCGCTGGCGTTCCGCAGGCTGCGCGAGGACGCGGACGTCGTGCTGGCCGTCGGCACCCGCTTCGTCACCGCCTTCAGCGCGCAGACCGACACGGCCGGCGCCAGGCTGGTCCTGATCAACGCCGAGGCCGCCGACCTCGGCGAGCCCCGCACCCCCGACCTGGCGGTGCACGGCGACGCGCGGCTGGCGCTCGCGGCGCTGGCCGAGGAACTGCGCGGAGTGACCCGTGAGTCCCGCACGGCCGAACTCGACGCCGCGCGGGCCTGGTGCGAGGAGCAGTACGCCGACATCGCCCCGCAGCGGGCCTACCTGCGGGCGATCCGCGCCGCGCTCCCGGACGACGGGGTGCTGGTCAGCGAGCTGACCCAGGTCGGCTACGCCGCCAACGCCTGCTTCCCCGTCTACCGGCCGCGCACCTTCCTCACCCCCGGCTACCAGGGCACGCTCGGGTACGGCTTCGCCACGGCGCTCGGCGCGAAGGCGGCCGACCCGCACCGGGCGGTCGTCTCCATCACCGGCGACGGCGGCTTCTCCTGGACGCTCCAGGAGCTCTCCACGGCGAAGAAGTACGGCCTGGCCACGGTGACGGTGGTCTTCAACGACGGCTTCTTCGGCAACGTGCGGCGGATCCAGAAGAACCGCTTCGGCGCCCGCTACTTCGCCACCGACCTGGTCAACCCCGACTACGCCAAGCTCGCCGACGCCTTCGGCGTCGCCGCCGCGCGGGCGGAGGGCCCCGAGGAGCTGGAGGTGGTGCTGAAGGAGGCGCTCACCGCGGGCGAGCCGGTGCTCGTCGAGGCTCCCGTCGGGGAGTTTCCCGGCCCCTGGCACCTGATCCACGAGGGCGTGCCCCGCCCCGCACCCCTGGAGGCACCGTGA
- a CDS encoding fumarylacetoacetate hydrolase family protein, whose amino-acid sequence MTHPLGLAPSKIIAVHLNYRSRAEERGRFPEAPSYFLKPPSSLSHSGAPVVRPRGCEYLAFEGEIAVVVGRRAHRVSVAEALDHVAGYAAANDFGVYDLRHADRGSNVRSKGCDGFTPVGPLLLDAREVDPGRLTLRTWVNGELVQEASTEELLFPFAVLVADLSRLMTLEAGDVILAGTPAGSTVVRPGDVVEVELEDSGRLRNEIVEAGHDLEPIGAMPRASAADREAALGGRAAPATAPVTGAAPDRDSGAAPDRDSATATGPAPATATAAVSGPAPATAPVTAAASGPVRPAVTEETLAALRTVSTATISSVLRKKGVEHHFIEGVRPARPDLRMVGFARTLRYVPLREDVFAEIGGGMNAQKRTVEEIQPGEVLVIEARGDHGAGTLGDILALRALRRGAAGVVTDGGLRDSPSFASLDLPSYYGVPHAAVLGRRHVPLEGNVPVACGGVLVMPGDLLVGDAEGVVVVPPALAAEVAAEAVEQERQERFIYERVAAGESVDGLYPIGPRWREAYEAWAETRPVSG is encoded by the coding sequence GTGACACACCCGCTGGGGCTCGCACCGTCGAAGATCATCGCGGTGCACCTCAACTACCGGAGCAGGGCCGAGGAACGGGGCCGCTTCCCCGAGGCCCCCTCCTACTTCCTCAAACCGCCCTCGTCGCTCAGTCACTCGGGCGCCCCCGTGGTCCGGCCGCGAGGCTGCGAGTATCTCGCCTTCGAGGGGGAGATCGCGGTCGTCGTCGGGCGGCGGGCACACCGGGTGAGCGTCGCCGAGGCGCTCGACCACGTGGCGGGCTACGCCGCGGCGAACGACTTCGGCGTCTACGACCTGCGCCACGCCGACCGCGGATCGAACGTCCGCTCCAAGGGCTGTGACGGGTTCACCCCGGTCGGCCCCCTCCTGCTCGACGCCCGTGAGGTGGACCCCGGCCGCCTCACGCTGCGCACCTGGGTCAACGGCGAGCTGGTGCAGGAGGCGTCCACCGAGGAACTGCTGTTCCCGTTCGCGGTGCTGGTCGCCGACCTGTCCCGGCTCATGACGCTGGAGGCCGGTGACGTCATCCTGGCCGGCACCCCCGCGGGATCGACCGTGGTCCGTCCGGGCGACGTCGTCGAGGTCGAGCTGGAGGACTCCGGCCGGCTGCGCAACGAGATCGTCGAGGCCGGTCACGACCTGGAGCCGATCGGCGCGATGCCGCGTGCCTCCGCCGCCGACCGGGAGGCCGCCCTCGGTGGCCGTGCCGCGCCGGCCACCGCGCCGGTCACCGGAGCGGCCCCGGATCGGGACTCCGGAGCGGCCCCGGATCGGGACTCCGCGACGGCCACCGGCCCGGCACCGGCTACGGCTACGGCTGCGGTTTCCGGCCCGGCACCCGCTACGGCACCGGTTACGGCTGCGGCCTCCGGTCCGGTGCGGCCGGCGGTGACCGAGGAGACGCTGGCCGCGCTGCGCACGGTGTCCACCGCCACGATCTCCAGCGTGCTGCGAAAGAAGGGCGTCGAGCACCACTTCATCGAGGGCGTGCGGCCGGCCCGCCCCGACCTGAGGATGGTGGGCTTCGCGCGGACCCTGCGGTACGTACCGCTGCGCGAGGACGTCTTCGCCGAGATCGGCGGGGGCATGAACGCGCAGAAGCGCACCGTCGAGGAGATACAGCCGGGTGAGGTGCTCGTCATCGAGGCGCGCGGCGACCACGGCGCGGGCACGCTCGGCGACATCCTCGCCCTGCGCGCGCTGCGGCGCGGCGCGGCGGGCGTGGTGACCGACGGCGGGCTGCGCGACAGCCCCTCGTTCGCCTCCCTCGACCTGCCGTCGTACTACGGCGTCCCGCACGCCGCGGTGCTCGGCCGCAGGCACGTCCCGTTGGAGGGCAACGTGCCCGTGGCGTGCGGGGGAGTCCTCGTCATGCCGGGAGACCTGCTGGTCGGCGACGCCGAGGGCGTGGTGGTCGTCCCGCCCGCGCTGGCCGCGGAGGTGGCCGCCGAGGCGGTCGAGCAGGAACGCCAGGAGCGCTTCATCTACGAGCGGGTCGCCGCCGGGGAGAGCGTCGACGGTCTCTACCCGATCGGCCCGCGGTGGCGGGAGGCGTACGAAGCCTGGGCCGAGACCCGCCCGGTCTCCGGCTGA
- a CDS encoding aldehyde dehydrogenase family protein, whose translation MIERTDLLIGGRWVAPSAASGTLDVVDPATDRVAGRVPVASADDVDAAVRAAAAAFPDWSRVPMAERVTLVERIRAGVEERREELAGLLTLQMGTPITFARQAQLGVALADLDEIVKAGRDYVAEEVVGGALVVREPAGVVAAITPWNFPLHQIALKVGAALVAGCTVVLKPSELTPLDAYVFAEIVQAAGAPAGVFNLVPGDGPVTGEALVAHPLVDVVTLTGSVRAGARVAELAARTIKKVTLELGGKSAGIVLDDADLASVVPQAVGGCFANAGQICAALTRLLVPGHLLEEVERLAAEAASGWVPGPPSDPATRLGPQASRRQQRIVRDYIATGIAEGARLVAGGAPVDGPGAYVTPTIFSGVRPEMTIAREEIFGPVLSIMSYTTEDEAVAIANDSEYGLSGGVWSTDPARALAVARRLRTGMVSVNGAGLNVAAPFGGYKRSGVGRECGRYGIEEFLETKTVVGA comes from the coding sequence GTGATCGAGCGCACCGACCTGCTGATCGGCGGCCGGTGGGTCGCCCCGAGTGCCGCCTCCGGCACACTCGACGTGGTCGACCCGGCCACCGACCGGGTGGCCGGACGGGTGCCGGTCGCCTCCGCCGACGACGTCGACGCCGCGGTACGGGCCGCCGCCGCGGCGTTCCCGGACTGGTCCCGGGTGCCGATGGCGGAGCGGGTCACCCTGGTCGAGCGGATCAGGGCCGGGGTCGAGGAGCGGCGCGAGGAGCTGGCCGGGCTGCTCACGCTCCAGATGGGCACGCCCATCACCTTCGCCCGGCAGGCGCAGCTCGGCGTGGCACTGGCCGACCTCGACGAGATCGTCAAGGCCGGACGCGACTACGTCGCGGAGGAGGTCGTCGGCGGTGCCCTGGTCGTGCGCGAGCCCGCCGGGGTCGTCGCCGCGATCACCCCGTGGAACTTCCCGCTGCACCAGATCGCGCTCAAGGTCGGCGCGGCCCTGGTGGCCGGGTGCACGGTGGTGCTCAAGCCCAGCGAGCTGACCCCGCTCGACGCCTACGTCTTCGCCGAGATCGTCCAGGCGGCCGGGGCGCCCGCGGGTGTGTTCAACCTGGTGCCGGGCGACGGCCCGGTCACCGGGGAGGCTCTCGTCGCGCATCCGCTGGTCGACGTCGTCACCCTGACCGGATCCGTGCGGGCGGGGGCGAGGGTGGCCGAACTGGCGGCCCGCACGATCAAGAAGGTGACGCTGGAACTCGGCGGCAAGTCGGCCGGCATCGTGCTCGACGACGCGGACCTGGCGTCCGTCGTCCCGCAGGCGGTCGGCGGTTGCTTCGCGAACGCCGGGCAGATCTGCGCCGCGCTGACCCGGCTGCTCGTCCCCGGACACCTGCTGGAGGAGGTGGAGCGGCTCGCGGCCGAGGCGGCCTCCGGGTGGGTGCCCGGCCCGCCGTCCGACCCGGCCACCAGGCTCGGCCCGCAGGCGTCGCGGCGGCAGCAGCGGATCGTCCGCGACTACATCGCGACCGGGATCGCGGAGGGGGCGAGGCTCGTCGCGGGCGGTGCCCCGGTGGACGGGCCGGGCGCCTACGTCACGCCGACGATCTTCTCGGGGGTGCGACCCGAGATGACGATCGCGCGTGAGGAGATCTTCGGCCCGGTGCTCTCGATCATGAGTTACACCACCGAGGACGAGGCCGTCGCCATCGCCAACGACTCCGAGTACGGGCTGTCCGGCGGGGTGTGGTCGACCGACCCGGCCAGGGCGCTGGCGGTGGCCCGCCGCCTGCGGACCGGGATGGTGAGCGTCAACGGGGCGGGTCTCAACGTGGCGGCGCCCTTCGGCGGCTACAAGCGCTCGGGCGTCGGCCGCGAGTGCGGACGCTACGGCATCGAGGAGTTCCTGGAGACCAAGACCGTGGTCGGCGCCTGA
- a CDS encoding FadR/GntR family transcriptional regulator, which produces MQDTDTVSQVTFDRSDARSSIAETLVERMEETIRGSSLGPGHRLGTKEDLRRQFGVAPATLAEAIRVLRLRGVLDVRPGPGGGIFVAEQSPLVRLGHDMLQLGADGTSITHCLAVLDVLDQEVALDAAAHRTEQDVAELTELLERLRRTWPDPAESQRCNWDLHRRLALISPNVLLRTMYTRLVDYISGELGQAITAEDFRKGSADRLQVHVDLVDAVIRGDQRGAEAMALRHRGLTRPDR; this is translated from the coding sequence ATGCAGGACACAGACACGGTCAGCCAGGTAACTTTCGACCGGAGTGACGCCCGGTCGTCGATCGCGGAGACGCTGGTCGAGCGCATGGAGGAGACCATCCGCGGCAGCTCCCTCGGGCCGGGCCACCGCCTGGGCACCAAGGAGGACCTGCGCCGGCAGTTCGGCGTCGCCCCGGCGACACTCGCGGAGGCCATCCGGGTGCTCCGGCTGCGCGGGGTCCTCGACGTGCGACCCGGACCGGGCGGAGGGATCTTCGTCGCCGAGCAGTCCCCGCTGGTGCGGCTCGGCCACGACATGCTCCAGCTGGGCGCCGACGGCACCTCGATCACCCACTGCCTGGCCGTGCTCGACGTGCTCGACCAGGAGGTGGCGCTGGACGCCGCCGCGCACCGCACCGAGCAGGACGTCGCCGAGCTGACCGAGTTGCTCGAACGGCTCCGGCGGACCTGGCCCGACCCCGCCGAGTCGCAGCGCTGCAACTGGGACCTGCACCGCCGCCTCGCACTGATCTCACCCAACGTGCTGTTGCGGACCATGTACACCCGGCTGGTCGACTACATCAGCGGCGAGCTGGGCCAGGCCATCACCGCCGAGGACTTCCGCAAGGGATCGGCCGACCGGCTCCAGGTGCACGTGGACCTGGTCGACGCCGTGATCCGGGGCGACCAGCGCGGCGCCGAGGCGATGGCGCTGCGCCACCGCGGCCTCACCCGCCCCGATCGCTGA
- the hpaD gene encoding 3,4-dihydroxyphenylacetate 2,3-dioxygenase: protein MGSIVLAAKITHVPSIWLSLQTGTKHEGIRQNAVDGLTELGRRARERGADTFLVMDVHWQNNAGFHLNARERIAGSYASHELPHFISGLGYDYRGAPDLAGLAAAEIRASGLKALAHDVPDLGFEYGTLVPMHLMNPGGDLAVLSMGVNIYSSLEEQREVGRALRRAIEASDRRVALLASGSLSHEFPSNAISETKLNAHTNEFNRQVDLRVLELWREGRMTEFLAMLPEYARRCHGEAGMGDTIMLFGALGWEDYRGRGELVGDFFSSTGTGQANVDFSL, encoded by the coding sequence ATGGGCTCGATCGTCCTCGCGGCGAAGATCACGCATGTGCCGTCGATCTGGCTGTCGCTGCAGACCGGCACCAAACACGAGGGAATCCGGCAGAACGCCGTCGACGGCCTGACCGAGCTCGGCCGCCGGGCCCGCGAGCGCGGCGCCGACACCTTCCTCGTGATGGACGTGCACTGGCAGAACAACGCCGGGTTCCATCTGAACGCCCGGGAGCGGATCGCGGGCAGCTACGCCTCGCACGAGCTGCCGCACTTCATCTCGGGGCTGGGCTACGACTACCGTGGCGCTCCCGACCTGGCCGGGCTGGCCGCCGCCGAGATCCGCGCGAGCGGGCTCAAGGCGCTCGCCCACGACGTCCCCGACCTCGGTTTCGAGTACGGCACGCTCGTCCCGATGCACCTGATGAACCCCGGCGGGGACCTCGCGGTGCTGTCGATGGGCGTCAACATCTACTCCTCACTGGAGGAACAACGCGAGGTGGGCCGGGCACTGCGCCGGGCGATCGAGGCGAGCGACCGCAGAGTGGCGCTGCTGGCCAGCGGCTCGCTGTCGCACGAGTTCCCGTCGAACGCGATCTCCGAGACCAAGCTCAACGCGCACACCAACGAGTTCAACCGCCAGGTCGACCTGCGGGTGCTGGAGCTGTGGCGCGAGGGCCGGATGACCGAGTTCCTCGCGATGCTCCCCGAGTACGCCAGGCGCTGCCACGGTGAGGCCGGCATGGGCGACACGATCATGCTGTTCGGCGCGCTCGGCTGGGAGGACTACCGCGGCCGGGGCGAGCTGGTCGGCGACTTCTTCAGCAGCACCGGGACCGGCCAGGCCAACGTCGACTTCTCGCTGTGA